The sequence TGTTAACAGGCacatttaaaagttaaaaatggaaaaacatgAAACAGTGGGAAGAgctactgtgaaaaaaaaaaacaacttctctATTATTGGTTTGTCAACAAATGacatggatttcttttttcttgtttttttttttttttttttaacttcccaTCCTTATTTTAATACTTCTGCAATGGAATTGAGTCTGATTTGATTTCTTGTAAGTTCTCATACACAGCCATTCCTTAGCTTGTGTTGTAACCTTTGATTTATACCAGCAAATTTGAGAGGATATATAGCCCTCTTACACAATGAGGCTTCTGGAATCACTGGTAATAAAGGGTGAaaagaatggagaaaaaataaaagtactgGTTTGCTCGTTCAAGGAAATGCTTCTGCTGGACTGTTATTACTAACCAGGTCTGGGAAATATAATTTGAAGTTGCTTGCTGTTTCTTAGAAATATTTCTCCTTTGGAGTCATGTGGTGAAATGTTTATCACTTAGATAAATTAGTCAAAGATAAGGTATGAACAATAGatgaaattctgctttcaactgCATTTATGTGTTTCCCATTGGCTGAAGCAGAAGAACTGCAGGAATATTTTGCTGATCCTAATCAGCAACCAGACAATAAGAAGGACCCGGACGTCTCCTTTTTTTTGTAATACAGGCATTAAAAAAAGCCTATTACTTAGTGTGTAACTAAAATACATGGTTTGCTTAAACTTGTACTGGCTGTTTGTGAAATTTATAGTCATATTGCCTAAATGCTGCCTATATGTAACATAGTATGTGTATTTTGCAGCAGTAGATGGTGTCAGTAACTCTGACTCTGACTACACCAGTGAAGCCTTCAACCCACATATAAGAAAAGTTGAGGCAGCTCAAGATGTTTTGATTTCTGTTCCAGTAACAATCATAGATGATGCTCCAGAAGTTAGCACCTCTAACTCATATGAAAATCAAGAGATGAGGATTAAAGTTTCACACAATATGTCAGCTGACACCGTTAATGCAAGAAACTTcacaaatgaaaacaacaaTGCAGGTTCCTTTGATAAGGGGCACACAGACAGAGCTGTATTCAAGGACCTAATATATCAGCAACCATCTGAAAATGAATTCATTCACTTGCCTGTGGAACAAAGGAGAGATATGTTTGAATCTCTCACATCcttctttgaaaaaagaaatgaaaagaactTAAGACTGGAACCCTCTCCTAAACATGGTATGAAGTCTGAGGAATGCAAATCCAAGCTGAGTCCGTCTCACTCCAAAGCCACAGCTGAAATCAGTACAGCAAAAGAGATGCTAAATCCAGTTAATGAATGCACTAGCAGGGAGAGATCtctgaaaaaaagtaaatcagAGTTAGAAATCAAATGGCCACcagcaaagaaaacagaagtagaCGTTCCATCAACACCCATATGGTGTCATCGTGCCCAGAATTCAGGATCAAGCTACGAACCTAAAATGGGTTTGACAACGTTTAAAGTTGTCCCTCCCAAACCCGAAGTAAGACATTCTGATAGGGGAGTTTCTGTCTCCACTGCTGCCATTAAGATAGATGAACTGGGCAATCTTATAGGCCCAAACACCAGTGTTAGTAAGCATGTACAAGGTTTTTCTTCTGATGAAAGTGAGGAAATTCATATTGGGAGAGTGAAGGCATTCTGGAGGTCAAGTTCTATGGAAAAGCAAAGTGATGACTCTGCTGAGCATTTTCCTAAAAAGTCATCAGTCACCGCAAACTCTAAGCCCTTTACTATAAAACATGAACACAAACCTGTCTGTCTTTCAGCTCCAAAACCTGCAGCACCACAAACTGTTACTACCCAGGTAGCTGAAAGACAATCTGAGAATGAAAGGACCAAACCAGCTCTTTCAGCTACACAGTCCCAGGTAACATTAGCAGTCCCAGCCATTTCTAAGGACAAGCTGGAACTCCCATTTGTAAAGCCACAGAGGAGAACTTCAAGTCAGTATGTTGCCTCTGCCATTGCAAGACACATCAATGCAACTACCTTTAAATCTGACACTATGGAATATAATGAGAAAGATGAAAACAAGCAAGGGACAGGAGAGGTTAAGAATGAAGCAGAAGTTTCACCAAAAAGGTGTATTATTGTGGCCAAATACAGCCCTGTGGAAACAGAATCAGCAGAAACAAGAGAAAACCTTTCAAGTATTTTTGCTTGCAGTCAGAAAGCATCCCACAGGTTTACACCTGGTGATAATTCTGGCATGGAAAACAAAGTAGTTAATATCAGGGCATCAAATCAAGCAACTTCTGTGAGTTTCTATAAAAAGAATGCCAGTGTCCCACTTACTAAATCCTCTTCAAAGGATAACAACAGTGCAGAAGATGATCATGGTGTAAACAGCAAACAAAGTGTAGCAGAGAAAAGGACTGTGTTTGACCAGAAGTGTGAGACTTTGACCCATACTAATTCAGCCTCATCCCTCAAGTCTCCTGATCTCCAAGGAATCCCATCCTCTTTCAGCTCACCTTTACGAGTCACTAAATGGCATCCCGCTAATGGTGTACAAGTTAGTTCACTTAAAGCTTCTCCTGAGCTAAATGGTGCAGCAGCAAATGCAGAGTCAGAACAAGAGGAGAAACCTGATGATTCAGATGTTAATACTGTTGGTGACCTGGATGTTAATGTGCAGACCAATATTTTTGGACCAAAGAAGAAGTTCAAACCTGTCATCCAAAAGCCAGTTCCAAAAGACACATCATTGCACAGTGCCCTAATGAAAGCCATTCAAACAGgagggggaaaggagaaactCAGGAAGGTAAACTGGAAACCTTTTTTAACATGATCAGACTGCAGAGCCGTATATTCACCCTGTCAGACACCAGAGGTTTGGTAACTCGGTGAGCTGGCAAATGCAAGGCATTTGAAAAATTTATAATGGCAAAATGCAGACCAAGCTGCTGCTTATTCTGCACATCCTATATATTATGCAACATCATGGCTGCTGCACTagctggaggaggcagagggTGATAGATACAGATAAAGGAGAGGTAATTGAGGTTAGTCTAAGAGCCAAACCCTCATTTCAGTGTGTTATGTAAAAACGGGAACACACAGCATGGAGAAAACTTGTAAATAcctgcagtgaaaaaaaattgcattttgttTTACTAGGGGATAATAGTATGCCACTGACTTCATGCTTAGGGGCTATGGACTGCATCTCTAAGTACAGCATTACTATCTACATACCCTTACGGTTCAGTGTGAATAAGGTTTTTCAAACAGGCCCAAAAAAAGACAAACTGATTAGTGTTCATAGTTTGCATTCTGGTACAAGTCCCAAAAAGTGTTTCCAAGCTATCTCTAAGTAAATATCTAATAACAATGTGAGTTTTATTCCCTTCTTATTCTAGGTTTCAAACAGTGCACTAAATGGCAATCATGGGAAACCTTCATACGCTGAGCCAGAGAATGAGCGCTCAGCCCTACTAGCAGCAATTAGAGGCCACAGTGGCACCTCAAAGCTAAAAAAGGTAAGGAATCATGAGGGTAAGTGATCTTTGAAGTGCAGTCTATTCCTTCTAAGTGTTTTGAATAAACCCAAATATCCCACAAATTAAACATTGTGCTGCAAAGAGAGAAGTTGAGGGGGTAACCATATGACAGAAGACCAGACCTGACTTAGGCAGACAGCACAGCAGGTTCAACCCTATTCTCTGCTATGAAACTTAAAAGTCTTTCAAATAGTCTGTTTTTAGCTTAGAAAGAAGCATGTAGAAATCCAAACAAATTACAGGGAGTGTACATAGAAGACATCAAATATTCATAATTTTCACATTTAGATGGGGTCTCTTTTTAGAATAGTTTTGGTTGGAAAGGTCTTAAGCattatctagttccaacccctctgccttgggcagggacttcTCCCATTAGACCAGGATTCTCAAGGCCCCATCCCGCCAGCCCTCGAACACCAACAGGGATGGTatatccacagcttctctgcacAGGGAAGTTGCATTTTAGGAGTTTGCAGTTGGATTAATATATTTGCATTACCTACCATACATATCCAATCCCAGCTTCCTGAAAACACACTAGGGCTTCCTCATACATGCTGTGTATCTATCTGCTAACATGGTGCAAGTTGTATGCAAGTGATTGATGTTGATGTTTCATCAACATTCACCACAGCAGGATGATTCCTCCcctctgaaatatttatctAACCATTAAAACATCTTATTCTTAATAGCCAAAACCTGCATTGTTCTAGCCTTAGTTTTCACTCAGTTGACTAATCTGGCCAAAGATGTGTCCTTGGCAAGGAGATTCCCATTTCCCTCGTGCAATGACTCAGTTCATTAGCACATATCCAGATAGCTGGCATGAGATAGAAAAATTCTCTTGCCTGTGTTAGGCTATTACTTCACCCCTCAAATATCCTACTGCCCTTGCTGCAGGTAGGGCACAGCTTCCTCTGAGCCTGTGAGCAGGATGTGCTAAGCAGCAGCAATCTTCACACGTACTTAATTGCATTCTGCATTCATTAGAAATAAATAGCAATTTGTGAAAGAGGCGCTGACAATGAAGTCATCACAGAGACTTTTTAGAATACTTTCCGCTGGTAGAGAAGTTTGTGCCATGATTTTAAAGGAAGTTGCCTAGAAACCATATGCTTTTCCACACCGTATCACCTGTGCTAGTTAAAtcagtgtgtctgtgtgtgtacaGGGAGTTATACAGATGTGATGTCCCTTTCATATTGTCTCAAATGTTCACCTTTTATCTAATATGACATGAtgctcatatatatatatatatatatgtagtgTGTATAGGAAAGGAATATAAtacaggagctctctgtggatTATTTTAGGGGAGATTAATCCTTTAATTTTTCACCACAAGCTGTGCTTTGGTTTGTCTGAGAAATGAGTTATAGTGGATCTGCTTGTAGACCTATTTGGCCCATAGTACTGAATTTCCTAATAATTGCTGAATCATTGTAATTACTAACAATTCATCATGATTGTTACTAGTAATGGtattaatggaaaaatgtatCTCTTGACACAGTTGATGGAAAAGCTGACTTAGTCTGAAAGACTGAATTCTTTGCCTGCATGCATTTAAAGTAGGATGAGTTTCCAAGCTGGTAATTTGTGCAGAAATTTTAGTTTCTGAAATTACACAGAAACACAGTTGGAAGAATTATCAATTGATTTTGTCCTCAGTACTTTCATGTAGCTttctctggtatttttttttttaagtatggcTGGAAACTTTAGGtttaatggcttttttttcagtgaagctCTGTCTGAGAGCTCAGATCTGGAAGAGCTTCCCTGTCATCTGAGATTATTTCTGTGCAGCCTAGACTGCAAAAAGTAATCATATTCCTGGGTGGCTATTGCAGCCTTAATATATCTTCCTGATTCCAAAACCCTTGTGGTTGTTTCCAAATTAATACCAAGTCCACATTTCTCTCTTACCTTGCATGCCAAGAAGAGTTACAGGATGCTGAAGTTCACAGTAAATAAAGATTGAGTTTCTGAGACAGACTCAATGCCAAGTCCTCAATGCTGGTAATCAGCCCAGCTGAGAGATGTGAGTGAGTAGTAACAGATGTTCAACCCCATGAGCAAACAAAAGTTGTATGGGTTCTACATCATCCAAGAAAAGTGAAACTGGGGTACTGAAAGTGGGATATTGTCAAATAATTACAGTTTAGCCATGCTTGATATTCACCACCTTCTTTCAACTGCATTATGAACAGATCTCCTCATTGGCTTCCCAAGAGCTGCAGCGTTTTAGGGATGCAGAACGGTCCTTGCAGAAGGCAGAAGACCTTCAGGAAGAGCAGCTATGTATCCcacctgcccctgcccagccaccaccaccacctcccaTTCAGCTGTCGGCAGCAGCTCCTAAACCCTCTGCCACAGCTTCAGGTAGTCCAATGGAGGCAAGGCAAGCCCTATTGGAGGCCATTCGCTCTGGTGCCGGAGCAGCAAAGTTGAGAAAGGTAACTGTACTTTTATATTTTACTGTGGATGAAACAACCTATGCTTGCTGTATTTTCAGAACCATTTTTAAGCTCTTCTAGACAGACATTTCTTTCTTCCATCAGAAGAAGATACATGCACTATATTCGCTAACTGAATCAAAGATCAGGAATGTATTTGAAACATTTGAACAGCTAATGAAACACACCCATGCATATATGCAACCATGTAAACAGacaatgtattttattaaagaGATCATCAAGAGCATGACTATAATTTCAGAAAGCATTTTCATGACCATTTCATTCTGTATTATCTGAGATAATACTGGATGTCCTTTAGACAAGGTAAGCCTAAGAAAGTTCAGATATGAGGCCCTGAAGcaaatttataaataaacatTCTCTCCTAACTTGCACTGTGTGTCCTAGACCTTGATCACATGTGATGAGAGCTGTCAGTGAAACTGTGAGGTCAATTTAATGTCTGCCTGAACTTTATTAATTGAATTATGTGTTTCACTTTTGTGGTTAGATGTGAATCAATCAACTCCCAGATGGCTAAATGCTCAGTTTCCTGTGTGTGATTTTTGGAGTAACTTTACTTATCTCTTTGATCAGAGTTTGTTCTTCCCAATCTCAAGTTACACTGTGTTTCTAGGTAAGGAGAAGCAGATCAATTGTCCTGAGTGGAGGCATCCCAATATTGTTCTGCAGTAACCAAGAGTAGACTTTGATCCAAGGACTTAAGGGAATGTAGAAAAGCAGAAGTAGTTTTCCCAACACATGAGTTAGCTGATGCCAACcataaatatgtaaatagaCTTTAATCTTGTTCACTTGTcctcttttaaataatttaaaaatgcatttaaattttaaaattcaaaagttGTCAAAAACATCTGGTTTCTCATCAACCAGAAATTCCACAAAATCAGACAAATGGCACAAACAAATCAGTGTTTCAGGGAAATTTACAGCAGTATAGTCTgattacatcaggaacctggatgtGCAGCTAatttttcatgtgaaaaatTGCATCTATGTTATGCATACAATTAGAAGAAGCAGCTGGGTTCATGCTTGGTTTGTTCAACTTGGAGAAAGCTGAGGAGCAACCTCATTGCAGTCAGTGCTTTCCTTGAGGAGGGCAGCTGAGGGGCAGGCATGGTCGGCCAGCAGTAGATCCCAAGTAGATCCCAAGGGAATGAAATGAGGCTGTGTCAGGGGAAGTTCatacaacagcaggaaaagggTCTTCCCCCacagggtggttgggcactggctccccagggaagtggccacagcaccagcctgacagagttcaaggagCAGCTGGACGATGCTCCTGGTCATATGGTTTAGTTTTAGGCATtcctgggaggagcagggagttgGGTTccttatgggtcccttccaatctgagaaattctgtgattctaagacTACAAATTATGAAGAAGTCAGGCCTTTATTTCCCCACTTCACcaactgacagaaaaaaatgggtCTTGGACATTCAGGGGTACTTCATGCAGTTCTTTTCTAGATACTTCCAAATTTCTTGTTCTTCCAACTGTATTGCTCTTGCAGAAGTCTCTGAGGGGGATCCATAACTCTACTAATGAAAACAAGTCTTTATCATATCTTTGgggatttatttcaaaacactTGGATAACCAGTGCAGGTCATGAAAGTGCACCAGATAGACTGATGTATTCTGCTAAATACTGTGACTGTCTTGTCTCATATCCAAGACAGAATAATTTTTGCTACTTTTGACATTGAAACAGAAGAGTACATCTGATTATATAGGTCtcttatgaaaataaaagaaagtagTGTTTTGTCCAAGACAGAGTATGATTTTCTTATTACTGTGCTGTCCTTCCAGATATTGGATATGCAAGCTAGTCTTATGTATGCCAAAGTCATCATGACACTTTGACATCTGAGATCTCATGCCCTTGATAACTGATTAaagcaaaaatgttttcagatttctgaaaagGCTTTCTAGCCAGTGTGTTTTAATATCTCTTCTAATTTTATGCATAATATTGAGAGCCAAATTCTGATCCTTCCAGTTGGACAACTTGTGAGAGCAAAAGTTGAATCCATAGAAGAAAGAGAATACATAATAGCTGAATATCAAGGTTTTCTTCCTTTACCCATGCCTAGGAAACACTGAGTGTTTTGTAGGCAGTGGCTGACAGTTTGTTTTGTGCCAGGGCTGAAGcaaattttttctttgttttccctccTCTGTCAAAGTTATGTGATGTGATTTGGAGATCTGAGCACAGCACTGtttttggctttgctttgtGGAAGATTTTGGTTGCAGCAACTAGACAGCAGAGTAGGTAGTTCAGTTCAGTAATGGCATCTGTTTCTCTTCCATTGTCTTCTCAAAGCCTTCTGGGACAAAGACTTCTGACAGCAAAGTCATTTATTTAGCTAATATTGTAGAGATCTGGGAAGAATCTGTGTTGCATAATTACACATGACTCGGTGCTTATTTATGTGGGGTTAGTTGCAATGGAAGTAGATGAAACATAGCTGTCATTGGTTGTAAAAAGCAACCAATTACCTTGATAAGGAGCATCCCAACAAACATTTGAGCTCAAGTATTATCTGTGAAAAGGCAGCACCTCCACTCCTCCCCTGATTACACAGCTGTTTGCTAAAGTCATGAACTTTAAGGTTAAAAAATTCGCTGTGCAGGAAATTAGGAGAGAAGTTGCTGCAGGCTGACCTTGCTTAGCTGAGAGTCAGGGTCTGCACAGCACAGTCTCTAATTGGGTCACCCAAAAGAAACCAGAGCAGAAATAGATGCTTGAGGGAAATGCCAAGTATAGGTAAAATAGTATTTGCATAgctctcctctttcttccttaAT comes from Lonchura striata isolate bLonStr1 chromosome 1, bLonStr1.mat, whole genome shotgun sequence and encodes:
- the COBL gene encoding protein cordon-bleu isoform X3, producing METLVRPGASKPPTGKRMKARAPPPPNQPSAASRIHSEPKSPVETAVISDQNLVSMKENMINRLVDFTVVLPSGVEQKCTVQGSKAVMDVLVDLCSQYHLNPSQHSLELKSSGTQQVLSYKPNTLIGALDVQTVLLKEKIPEEKAKRPLPRVPEKSVRLVVNYLKTQKAVVRVSPEVPLHNIIPAICEKCEVSQEHIVLLRDGITGEELELTKSLEELGIKELYAWDRKKEPNRKASVSSDAIEKEKTRLLGLFNADRSSSKTEEYLRMNRDCGEEDVFSSASTSEGSLDGFSTAPNSPSVNSRSSSLGSSQSLGNISGMTANPEVKKRRAPPPPVATPVLPNVNTEVRGRERTAAQISQGASLNDLRKKKRRAPLPPAASAPPTPAMPNRTEDREDKRKSTMGDGRQVPQKPPRGTTRGPPQLVIPPPPPYPPPGSDIVDPTVCNREADVTAPTELVPKQSLLSTHDNVYVVDDTVLELSEVEETASESSCFASEDTTEDSGVVSSPSDIVSLDSQHDSMKLRDIKLVNGYTEPAEADAMCGTETGPVQNAYCPSVGPDTAPLSRQDETTALAKHENEDTFIAAQLQQTLADLDDDLEAVDGVSNSDSDYTSEAFNPHIRKVEAAQDVLISVPVTIIDDAPEVSTSNSYENQEMRIKVSHNMSADTVNARNFTNENNNAGSFDKGHTDRAVFKDLIYQQPSENEFIHLPVEQRRDMFESLTSFFEKRNEKNLRLEPSPKHGMKSEECKSKLSPSHSKATAEISTAKEMLNPVNECTSRERSLKKSKSELEIKWPPAKKTEVDVPSTPIWCHRAQNSGSSYEPKMGLTTFKVVPPKPEVRHSDRGVSVSTAAIKIDELGNLIGPNTSVSKHVQGFSSDESEEIHIGRVKAFWRSSSMEKQSDDSAEHFPKKSSVTANSKPFTIKHEHKPVCLSAPKPAAPQTVTTQVAERQSENERTKPALSATQSQVTLAVPAISKDKLELPFVKPQRRTSSQYVASAIARHINATTFKSDTMEYNEKDENKQGTGEVKNEAEVSPKRCIIVAKYSPVETESAETRENLSSIFACSQKASHRFTPGDNSGMENKVVNIRASNQATSVSFYKKNASVPLTKSSSKDNNSAEDDHGVNSKQSVAEKRTVFDQKCETLTHTNSASSLKSPDLQGIPSSFSSPLRVTKWHPANGVQVSSLKASPELNGAAANAESEQEEKPDDSDVNTVGDLDVNVQTNIFGPKKKFKPVIQKPVPKDTSLHSALMKAIQTGGGKEKLRKVSNSALNGNHGKPSYAEPENERSALLAAIRGHSGTSKLKKISSLASQELQRFRDAERSLQKAEDLQEEQLCIPPAPAQPPPPPPIQLSAAAPKPSATASGSPMEARQALLEAIRSGAGAAKLRKVPLLV
- the COBL gene encoding protein cordon-bleu isoform X5, with protein sequence METLVRPGASKPPTGKRMKARAPPPPNQPSAASRIHSEPKSPVETAVISDQNLVSMKENMINRLVDFTVVLPSGVEQKCTVQGSKAVMDVLVDLCSQYHLNPSQHSLELKSSGTQQVLSYKPNTLIGALDVQTVLLKEKIPEEKAKRPLPRVPEKSVRLVVNYLKTQKAVVRVSPEVPLHNIIPAICEKCEVSQEHIVLLRDGITGEELELTKSLEELGIKELYAWDRKKVPPSKTQSEPSLNYREPNRKASVSSDAIEKEKTRLLGLFNADRSSSKTEEYLRMNRDCGEEDVFSSASTSEGSLDGFSTAPNSPSVNSRSSSLGSSQSLGNISGMTANPEVKKRRAPPPPVATPVLPNVNTEVRGRERTAAQISQGASLNDLRKKKRRAPLPPAASAPPTPAMPNRTEDREDKRKSTMGDGRQVPQKPPRGTTRGPPQLVIPPPPPYPPPGSDIVDPTVCNREADVTAPTELVPKQSLLSTHDNVYVVDDTVLELSEVEETASESSCFASEDTTEDSGVVSSPSDIVSLDSQHDSMKLRDIKLVNGYTEPAEADAMCGTETGPVQNAYCPSVGPDTAPLSRQDETTALAKHENEDTFIAAQLQQTLADLDDDLEVTIIDDAPEVSTSNSYENQEMRIKVSHNMSADTVNARNFTNENNNAGSFDKGHTDRAVFKDLIYQQPSENEFIHLPVEQRRDMFESLTSFFEKRNEKNLRLEPSPKHGMKSEECKSKLSPSHSKATAEISTAKEMLNPVNECTSRERSLKKSKSELEIKWPPAKKTEVDVPSTPIWCHRAQNSGSSYEPKMGLTTFKVVPPKPEVRHSDRGVSVSTAAIKIDELGNLIGPNTSVSKHVQGFSSDESEEIHIGRVKAFWRSSSMEKQSDDSAEHFPKKSSVTANSKPFTIKHEHKPVCLSAPKPAAPQTVTTQVAERQSENERTKPALSATQSQVTLAVPAISKDKLELPFVKPQRRTSSQYVASAIARHINATTFKSDTMEYNEKDENKQGTGEVKNEAEVSPKRCIIVAKYSPVETESAETRENLSSIFACSQKASHRFTPGDNSGMENKVVNIRASNQATSVSFYKKNASVPLTKSSSKDNNSAEDDHGVNSKQSVAEKRTVFDQKCETLTHTNSASSLKSPDLQGIPSSFSSPLRVTKWHPANGVQVSSLKASPELNGAAANAESEQEEKPDDSDVNTVGDLDVNVQTNIFGPKKKFKPVIQKPVPKDTSLHSALMKAIQTGGGKEKLRKVSNSALNGNHGKPSYAEPENERSALLAAIRGHSGTSKLKKISSLASQELQRFRDAERSLQKAEDLQEEQLCIPPAPAQPPPPPPIQLSAAAPKPSATASGSPMEARQALLEAIRSGAGAAKLRKVPLLV